A single genomic interval of Lewinellaceae bacterium harbors:
- a CDS encoding DNA alkylation repair protein — translation MAENYKLKDFFDIPLVQRIAHDVQKVWKPFPVKDFVDQIAKTLPDLELKERAGLIASHLYQCLPPAYPKALDILVRSLQQADMEGSKSGMSGFYFMPHSLYVAGYGMDHFDLSMQALYEITQRFTSEFAIRPFILSYPERTLQLLAQWASDPNEHVRRLVSEGTRPRLPWAMRLPEFQKNPEPVLELLEMLRADPSEYVRRSVANNLNDIAKDHPQRVIEVCNRWMYEIGETARALCSHALRGLIKAGNPAALAALGVDHDVSAGAGILTCKTEVRKGDYLVFEVEVFSREKEPASLVIEYVIHYLKANAKHSTKVFRLAKEEFGPLETKRYTRRKQFVDFTTRTHYPGTHFLEIQVNGKRYGKQAFEVVA, via the coding sequence ATGGCAGAAAATTACAAGCTGAAAGATTTCTTTGATATCCCACTGGTACAGCGAATAGCTCACGACGTTCAGAAGGTCTGGAAGCCATTTCCAGTAAAGGATTTTGTAGATCAGATTGCCAAAACACTGCCGGATCTGGAGCTTAAAGAGCGGGCGGGATTGATTGCAAGCCATTTATACCAGTGTCTGCCACCGGCCTATCCGAAGGCACTGGATATACTGGTTCGTTCCCTGCAGCAGGCAGATATGGAAGGATCTAAATCCGGGATGAGTGGATTTTATTTTATGCCCCACAGTCTTTATGTAGCCGGATATGGGATGGATCATTTTGACCTGTCCATGCAGGCATTGTACGAAATCACCCAGCGCTTTACGTCCGAGTTTGCCATCCGGCCCTTTATACTCAGCTATCCGGAGCGGACCCTTCAGCTATTGGCTCAGTGGGCCAGTGATCCAAACGAACATGTCCGCAGGTTGGTTTCGGAAGGAACACGTCCCAGACTGCCGTGGGCTATGCGCCTGCCGGAATTTCAGAAGAACCCTGAACCCGTACTCGAGTTATTGGAAATGCTGCGAGCGGATCCTTCTGAATATGTACGCCGGTCGGTAGCCAATAATTTGAACGACATCGCAAAGGATCATCCCCAGCGGGTTATAGAGGTCTGCAATCGCTGGATGTATGAAATAGGTGAGACGGCCCGGGCTCTCTGCTCGCACGCCTTGCGGGGCCTGATCAAAGCGGGCAACCCGGCTGCCCTGGCAGCACTTGGGGTTGACCATGATGTTTCCGCCGGTGCAGGAATTCTTACCTGTAAAACAGAAGTGCGGAAGGGAGACTATCTTGTATTTGAGGTGGAAGTCTTTTCCCGGGAAAAAGAACCGGCTTCCCTGGTTATCGAATATGTGATCCATTACCTGAAAGCCAATGCAAAACACAGTACCAAGGTTTTCCGGCTGGCTAAGGAAGAATTTGGACCGCTTGAAACAAAAAGATACACCCGGCGGAAGCAATTTGTCGATTTCACCACCAGGACTCATTATCCCGGCACCCACTTTCTCGAAATTCAGGTCAATGGAAAGCGGTACGGCAAACAGGCCTTTGAAGTCGTGGCCTGA
- a CDS encoding proline dehydrogenase family protein: protein METADLNLDFNNTQIAFAHKPDGELKATTLLFKLMNQPRLVEWGSTASLLALRIHFPFTKWVIKKTIFRQFCGGTNLRETQSTVDDLQRHRVLTVLDYGAEGQSDEPDLDKACAEFLRAIEFAGSNSSIPVVSTKVTALANDRTLELVGRRTDLSSAEQAAYNRVYDRLDQMSRKAAELDVKIFVDAEESWMQETIDRLVEEMMEKYNREKVVVYNTFQMYRTDRLAYLKKSYTDAQDKGYLLGAKLVRGAYMDKERERAAEKGYPSPIHPDKKATDEAYDDAVRFCVDHYDTMASCNASHNAASNMLQAQLIVERGIHRNHPNLNFCQLQGMSDNITFNLADAGFNVAKYVVYGPVQKVIHYLIRRAEENTSVTGDLGRELTLLEKEKARRGI from the coding sequence ATGGAAACAGCCGACTTAAATTTGGATTTTAATAATACCCAGATCGCATTTGCCCACAAACCGGATGGCGAACTCAAAGCGACCACGTTACTGTTCAAATTGATGAACCAGCCCAGGCTGGTGGAGTGGGGTTCAACAGCCAGCCTACTGGCCCTCAGGATCCATTTTCCATTTACAAAATGGGTGATCAAGAAGACGATCTTCAGGCAATTTTGCGGGGGCACTAATTTACGTGAAACACAGTCGACGGTGGATGACCTCCAGCGTCACCGCGTACTGACCGTACTGGATTATGGTGCAGAAGGTCAATCCGACGAGCCGGATCTGGATAAAGCATGTGCCGAGTTTCTGCGCGCCATTGAATTTGCAGGTTCCAACAGCAGCATTCCGGTGGTGAGCACCAAAGTCACTGCGCTGGCAAATGACCGCACGCTTGAGTTGGTTGGTCGGCGTACCGATCTTTCCTCTGCGGAACAGGCTGCTTATAACCGGGTATACGACCGGTTGGACCAGATGTCCCGGAAAGCGGCCGAACTGGATGTGAAGATCTTTGTGGATGCCGAGGAAAGCTGGATGCAGGAAACCATCGATCGCCTGGTCGAGGAAATGATGGAGAAATACAATCGCGAGAAAGTAGTCGTGTACAACACTTTTCAGATGTACCGTACCGACCGGCTGGCTTACCTGAAAAAGTCCTATACCGACGCCCAGGACAAGGGCTACCTGCTGGGAGCAAAGTTGGTGCGTGGCGCTTATATGGATAAAGAGCGTGAGAGGGCTGCTGAAAAAGGATATCCATCACCCATTCACCCGGACAAAAAAGCTACCGATGAAGCATACGATGACGCCGTACGGTTTTGTGTAGACCATTACGATACGATGGCCTCCTGCAATGCATCCCACAATGCGGCCAGCAACATGCTGCAGGCACAATTGATCGTAGAGCGAGGTATTCACCGCAATCACCCCAATCTCAACTTTTGCCAGCTTCAGGGGATGAGTGATAACATCACCTTTAACCTGGCGGATGCCGGATTTAATGTAGCTAAATATGTGGTTTATGGTCCGGTACAGAAAGTGATCCATTACCTTATTCGCCGGGCGGAAGAGAATACTTCGGTTACGGGTGACCTTGGCAGGGAACTCACCCTGCTGGAAAAAGAAAAAGCCCGGCGCGGGATTTGA
- a CDS encoding serine hydrolase: MFRSIWLWLLLLSGSSFAQNYYYPPTTGDDWETMDGASLGWNTALYDSLFQFLDEHNSKSFMVLYQGRIVIEWYADDFGPEKWWYWASAGKSLTASLIGIAQQKKWLDIHQKTSDILGKGWTSTPPDKEDLITIRHQLTMTTGLDDLVDDQNCLDPECLDYRADAGTRWFYYNAPYRLLEDVLAKSSKMNINQVTNTLLGNQIGMGGLWVDYVRWGTARDMARFGLFALSDGRWAGKTILDDPEYFHDMTHSSQSLNPSYGYLWWLNGYDSYILPGFGFSWPGSIIPDAPSDLYAALGKDDQKIYVVPSEDLVVVRQGNKAVPEALLALSPFDNELWQLLQAITVGSTSSRKGDFIPGNIRVYPNPARLGQQVSINNPGPVLQGNLTDLSGKIIWTGDVSAGQNQYHFRIQHPGVYFLCIRDGGITRLTNRLIFY, encoded by the coding sequence ATGTTCCGTTCAATATGGCTGTGGTTATTACTGTTATCCGGAAGTTCCTTTGCGCAAAATTATTATTATCCGCCCACTACCGGAGATGATTGGGAAACGATGGACGGTGCTTCATTAGGCTGGAACACGGCGCTCTATGACAGCCTGTTCCAATTTTTAGATGAGCACAACAGCAAATCCTTTATGGTGCTCTACCAGGGACGTATCGTGATCGAGTGGTATGCTGATGATTTTGGCCCTGAAAAATGGTGGTACTGGGCTTCGGCAGGGAAAAGTCTTACGGCCAGCCTAATAGGAATAGCCCAGCAAAAGAAGTGGTTAGACATCCACCAAAAAACCTCCGACATCCTGGGTAAAGGATGGACCAGTACACCTCCGGATAAAGAAGACTTGATCACCATCCGTCATCAACTGACTATGACTACCGGCCTGGATGACCTGGTCGATGACCAGAACTGCCTGGACCCCGAATGTCTGGACTACCGTGCAGATGCCGGAACACGCTGGTTCTACTACAATGCGCCCTATCGGTTGTTGGAAGACGTCCTGGCAAAATCCAGTAAGATGAATATTAACCAGGTGACGAATACCCTTTTGGGGAACCAGATTGGTATGGGAGGTTTGTGGGTGGATTACGTACGTTGGGGTACGGCCAGGGATATGGCGCGGTTTGGGTTGTTTGCCCTGAGCGATGGGCGATGGGCAGGAAAAACCATCCTGGATGATCCGGAATACTTCCATGATATGACGCATTCTTCCCAATCACTCAATCCTTCCTACGGTTATTTGTGGTGGCTCAATGGTTACGATTCGTATATATTGCCCGGATTTGGTTTTTCCTGGCCGGGGTCTATCATTCCCGACGCTCCGTCTGACCTTTACGCCGCTTTAGGTAAGGATGATCAGAAGATCTATGTCGTGCCCAGTGAAGATCTGGTGGTGGTAAGGCAGGGAAATAAAGCGGTGCCGGAAGCATTGCTGGCATTGTCACCTTTTGACAATGAATTATGGCAACTGTTACAGGCAATTACCGTTGGTAGCACCTCGTCACGCAAAGGAGATTTTATTCCAGGCAACATCAGGGTTTATCCGAATCCTGCCCGGCTGGGACAGCAGGTTAGTATCAACAATCCAGGTCCGGTGTTGCAGGGGAATCTGACCGACCTGTCCGGTAAAATAATCTGGACCGGAGATGTGTCTGCCGGGCAAAACCAATATCATTTCCGGATACAACATCCGGGGGTCTATTTCTTATGCATACGTGACGGTGGAATAACCAGGCTTACCAATAGGTTGATCTTTTATTAG
- a CDS encoding shikimate dehydrogenase yields MTGRLFGLIGYPLSHSFSRKYFTAKFEREGLTGCRYELFPIEDIGQFPELLTQYPELEGINVTIPYKQQVIRYLDMLSPEAAAVGAVNVIRRTEGQLVGYNSDVYGFRESLLAHLRPSHRQALVLGTGGASRAVTYVLRQLNIGYQLVSRKRRADALAYADVNVELMQQATLLINTTPVGMTPHTDACPPIPYDALGRGHLLVDLIYNPEKTLFLQLGEAQGAVGVNGLEMLHLQAEKAWEIWNEERFSALR; encoded by the coding sequence ATGACCGGACGCCTGTTTGGATTGATTGGCTATCCGCTTTCACACTCATTTTCCAGGAAATACTTCACGGCTAAGTTTGAGCGGGAAGGTTTAACAGGTTGCCGTTATGAACTGTTCCCAATCGAGGATATTGGTCAATTTCCGGAATTGCTGACTCAATATCCGGAGCTCGAAGGCATCAATGTTACCATTCCTTATAAACAACAGGTTATCCGCTATCTTGACATGCTTTCCCCGGAGGCGGCGGCTGTAGGTGCGGTCAATGTAATCCGTAGGACAGAAGGCCAGTTGGTTGGATACAATTCCGATGTTTATGGCTTCCGGGAATCACTGCTGGCTCACCTTAGACCATCACATCGGCAGGCACTCGTACTCGGCACGGGCGGAGCCTCCAGAGCGGTGACCTATGTGTTACGGCAGTTGAATATCGGCTATCAGCTGGTATCACGAAAGCGCAGGGCGGACGCATTGGCTTATGCGGACGTCAATGTCGAGTTAATGCAACAGGCTACCCTGCTCATTAACACCACTCCAGTGGGTATGACGCCGCATACCGACGCCTGTCCCCCGATTCCCTACGATGCGCTCGGCAGAGGACATTTGCTGGTTGATTTGATTTACAATCCTGAAAAAACGCTATTTTTGCAGCTTGGAGAAGCTCAGGGAGCAGTAGGGGTGAATGGCCTGGAAATGCTGCATCTGCAAGCAGAAAAGGCCTGGGAAATCTGGAATGAAGAAAGGTTCAGCGCCCTGAGATAG
- the miaB gene encoding tRNA (N6-isopentenyl adenosine(37)-C2)-methylthiotransferase MiaB → MQTTISTTRVPLEEDKQGEVFASGDALPVKPEGARLFYIESYGCQMNFNDSEIVASILGEAGFHSTRDVESADLILINTCSIREKAEETVRKRLRVFDKMKTQRPGTMVGVLGCMAERLKTKLLDEEKLVDLVVGPDAYRDLPGLVAGAEEGTRGVNVFLSREETYADISPVRLDSNGVSAFISIMRGCDNMCSFCVVPYTRGRERSRDAFSIVAEAVALFEQGYREVTLLGQNVDSYKWEHPETGEMVRFARLLTMVADVHPKLRVRFSTSHPKDMTDEVLHAMAQYHNICNYIHLPVQSGNSRILDLMNRTYDREWYMDRIRAIRRIIPYCAISSDIIAGFCSETDEEHQDTLSMMEWAGYSMSYMFCYSERPGTPAARKLTDDVPEETKKKRLEEIIQLQTRISLANNLRDIGSTFEVLIEGDSRRSTEEFKGRNSQNKMIVFPKAPGLNPGDYVEVRISEATSATLRGEIVNP, encoded by the coding sequence ATGCAAACGACCATTTCGACAACCAGGGTTCCACTGGAAGAAGACAAACAAGGCGAAGTATTTGCCTCTGGTGATGCCCTCCCGGTAAAGCCTGAAGGTGCCCGTCTCTTTTACATCGAAAGCTACGGCTGCCAGATGAATTTCAACGATAGTGAGATCGTTGCTTCGATCCTGGGAGAAGCAGGGTTTCATTCCACGCGGGATGTCGAGTCGGCTGATCTGATCCTGATCAATACCTGCAGCATCCGGGAAAAGGCCGAAGAAACCGTGCGCAAACGTCTGCGGGTGTTTGATAAAATGAAAACGCAGCGACCTGGCACGATGGTAGGTGTGCTGGGCTGTATGGCTGAACGTCTCAAGACCAAATTGCTGGATGAGGAAAAACTGGTCGATCTGGTCGTCGGGCCGGATGCCTATCGTGATCTTCCTGGCCTGGTTGCCGGGGCAGAAGAAGGGACCCGCGGGGTAAACGTGTTTTTAAGCCGCGAAGAAACCTATGCCGATATCAGCCCCGTCCGTCTGGATTCCAATGGCGTCTCCGCCTTTATCTCTATCATGCGGGGATGTGACAACATGTGTTCTTTTTGTGTCGTACCGTACACACGCGGACGGGAAAGGAGCCGTGATGCATTTTCCATTGTAGCTGAAGCCGTAGCATTGTTTGAACAGGGGTACCGCGAAGTCACCCTGCTGGGGCAAAATGTCGATTCCTATAAATGGGAACATCCGGAAACCGGAGAAATGGTCCGTTTTGCCCGCCTTCTGACGATGGTTGCAGACGTTCACCCTAAACTCCGGGTACGGTTTTCAACATCTCATCCCAAGGATATGACCGATGAAGTGTTGCACGCCATGGCACAATACCACAACATTTGCAACTACATCCATCTACCGGTACAATCTGGCAACAGCCGCATCCTCGATTTGATGAACCGCACCTATGACCGGGAGTGGTACATGGATCGCATCCGGGCCATTCGCAGGATCATCCCCTACTGTGCCATATCTTCTGACATCATTGCAGGGTTCTGCAGCGAGACCGACGAGGAACATCAGGATACCCTTTCCATGATGGAGTGGGCTGGCTACAGCATGTCCTATATGTTTTGTTACTCCGAACGTCCCGGCACTCCGGCAGCACGCAAACTGACGGATGATGTACCTGAAGAAACCAAAAAGAAAAGGCTGGAAGAGATCATCCAATTACAGACCCGCATCTCCCTGGCTAATAATCTGCGCGACATCGGAAGTACGTTTGAAGTACTGATCGAAGGAGACTCCAGACGATCCACAGAAGAATTCAAAGGGAGGAACTCCCAGAATAAAATGATCGTATTTCCCAAGGCTCCCGGACTAAATCCCGGAGATTATGTGGAAGTACGCATCTCGGAAGCGACCAGTGCAACCCTGCGGGGTGAAATCGTAAATCCATAA
- a CDS encoding aminotransferase class V-fold PLP-dependent enzyme codes for MKKRTFLKSLAGSTLFSTSLYRTLEPYLLGLEGMSPAEVAEQEDFWLAIRRSYRLKPDYINLENGYYCLMPQDIETRYIDHLRTMNYQASYYMRTVQWDNKKAVADRLADLIGADHGEVIVTRNTTESLDTVIAGKHWEAGDEAIMAEQDYGAMVNQFRLMADRYGIVNKILSVPNHPKDDDEIVNLYASAITPRTKLLMVCHMVNITGQILPIRKICDMAHSKGVEVMVDGAHVIGQFPFNIKDLDCDYYGSSLHKWLSCPLGTGLLYVKKEKIAGLWPIYGDYGPDKDNIARLNHTGTHPCHSDLAIQDAIDYYEMIGPQRKEARMRYLQNYWTSQVRDLPHVVVNTPADPARSCGIANVGVTTMTPHEMADTLLKKYRIWTVAIDGQGVQGCRICPNVYTTKDELDVFVRAIKEMA; via the coding sequence ATGAAAAAGCGGACCTTCCTGAAGAGCCTTGCCGGCAGTACCTTGTTTTCCACTTCACTCTATCGGACACTCGAACCTTATTTACTCGGACTGGAGGGAATGTCTCCTGCTGAAGTTGCGGAACAGGAAGATTTCTGGCTGGCAATACGCAGGTCTTACCGGCTTAAACCGGACTATATCAACCTGGAAAACGGGTATTATTGCCTGATGCCCCAGGACATCGAAACCCGCTATATCGATCACCTGCGCACCATGAACTACCAGGCTTCCTACTACATGCGGACTGTCCAATGGGACAATAAAAAAGCTGTCGCCGATAGGCTGGCTGATTTGATCGGTGCAGACCACGGTGAAGTCATTGTGACCAGGAACACGACGGAGTCCCTGGACACTGTCATAGCCGGCAAACACTGGGAGGCGGGTGATGAAGCCATTATGGCAGAGCAGGACTACGGCGCCATGGTCAATCAGTTCCGGTTGATGGCCGATCGCTATGGCATCGTCAATAAGATCCTCTCGGTGCCCAACCATCCAAAAGATGATGATGAAATCGTCAATTTGTATGCATCGGCGATCACGCCCCGGACTAAGTTATTAATGGTCTGCCATATGGTCAATATCACCGGACAGATCCTTCCGATCCGGAAGATCTGCGATATGGCGCACAGCAAAGGTGTTGAAGTGATGGTTGACGGAGCACATGTGATAGGTCAGTTCCCATTCAATATCAAGGATCTCGATTGTGATTATTACGGGAGTAGTCTCCATAAATGGCTGAGCTGTCCATTAGGCACCGGGTTGTTGTACGTAAAAAAAGAAAAGATAGCCGGCTTGTGGCCTATCTATGGCGATTACGGGCCGGACAAGGACAACATTGCCCGGTTGAATCATACCGGTACCCATCCATGTCACTCCGATCTTGCGATCCAGGACGCCATCGATTATTATGAGATGATCGGCCCCCAGCGTAAAGAGGCCCGGATGCGATACCTCCAAAATTACTGGACCTCACAGGTTAGGGATCTACCCCATGTTGTGGTGAACACCCCGGCGGACCCGGCACGGTCATGCGGTATAGCCAATGTTGGCGTGACCACCATGACACCTCATGAAATGGCCGACACCTTATTAAAAAAATATCGCATCTGGACGGTTGCCATCGATGGGCAAGGTGTACAGGGCTGCCGCATTTGTCCCAATGTTTATACCACCAAAGATGAGCTGGATGTCTTTGTAAGGGCCATTAAGGAGATGGCGTAG
- a CDS encoding TonB-dependent receptor, with the protein MKRHLMLAVSFLMPWVLTAQWQITGTIYDRETHTGIPFALIVASDALTTSGTEGTFSLTLSSPDSTDLIISQLGYETIVFKAAPGGLPIAITLQSKPLQIEEIIVAGTPRYSHPQSDVISDPGHQTTQPRDLGDLFKSIPGFSVVKRGGYALDPVFRGFKYEQLNIIYDGGLQTTNACPARMDPATTHVSPNEVSKIEVLKGPFNVRYGAATGATINIVTENWESGHTGIGGYVEGGYETNGQGKFTQFQLQQNKTLDWLLSASWKDYGNYHSGDGTVVPSSFHALDYSAKLGYDLTPDQRIQVNWRQAAARDILHAGLSMDSDLDDTYILSLDYRWKNITPRVTALAAKVFGSQVNHVMSNTRRPNFRMMEAIAEVMASNYGGRLEATINPGKKTMINTGLDWRALHRDGDRNRLVKRNMMTGELLPTPVSFTDAIWQDSYLDNYGIFAESRHYLNTRWTATAGLRLDAVHSVAREPAREILELYGDGTRSNELNISGTLSALYEPAEGWQFQLAAGRGVRTANLIERYIDHFTIGMDAYEYVGNPNLKPEANHQIELGLKRQTNRLMFEANIFGALITNYISAVVDPSLPRKFAGSLPYSRRFVNLKKVLQSGFEFQTSLALTHTMSLIWSGSYTRAENLELQVPVAEIPPLESTIGARYEVPDWWAEGSIRMVAVQNRIATDFDETATPGFQVVDLRAGWKPFSSLSIGVGILNLFNMQYREHLNRLYRNAPESIFIYEPGRNVTAFVKYRF; encoded by the coding sequence ATGAAGCGACATCTCATGTTGGCCGTGAGCTTTTTGATGCCCTGGGTTCTGACTGCTCAGTGGCAAATTACCGGCACAATCTATGACCGGGAAACACATACCGGCATTCCTTTTGCGCTGATCGTTGCCTCAGACGCCCTAACCACCTCAGGTACAGAAGGTACATTCAGCCTCACTCTATCTTCACCAGACAGTACCGATCTGATCATCAGTCAGCTCGGCTATGAAACTATTGTGTTTAAAGCCGCACCAGGAGGATTACCTATTGCGATTACCTTACAATCCAAACCTCTGCAAATTGAGGAAATTATTGTCGCCGGAACTCCGCGATACAGCCATCCCCAATCCGATGTAATTTCTGACCCGGGACATCAGACGACCCAACCGCGGGACCTCGGTGACTTGTTCAAAAGTATCCCTGGATTTAGCGTTGTAAAGCGTGGTGGATATGCCCTGGATCCTGTCTTTCGCGGGTTTAAGTACGAACAGCTCAACATCATCTACGACGGTGGCCTGCAAACAACAAATGCATGTCCGGCACGTATGGATCCTGCTACGACGCATGTAAGTCCCAATGAGGTATCCAAGATTGAGGTTTTAAAAGGTCCGTTTAATGTCCGTTACGGAGCAGCGACCGGAGCGACCATCAATATTGTCACTGAAAACTGGGAATCCGGTCACACCGGAATCGGTGGTTATGTTGAAGGTGGTTATGAGACCAATGGCCAGGGCAAGTTCACCCAGTTTCAATTACAGCAAAACAAAACCCTGGATTGGCTGCTCAGCGCCAGCTGGAAGGATTATGGCAATTATCACAGTGGTGACGGAACAGTGGTACCCAGCTCCTTTCACGCACTGGATTACAGCGCCAAATTAGGATATGATCTCACTCCCGATCAGCGTATTCAGGTTAACTGGCGGCAAGCTGCGGCCCGCGACATACTGCATGCCGGCCTCTCTATGGACAGTGATTTGGATGATACGTACATTCTGAGTCTCGACTACCGGTGGAAGAACATAACTCCGCGGGTAACCGCACTTGCCGCCAAAGTGTTCGGCAGCCAGGTAAACCATGTCATGTCCAATACCCGCCGGCCCAACTTCAGGATGATGGAAGCCATCGCCGAAGTAATGGCGTCCAATTACGGGGGGCGACTCGAGGCTACGATCAATCCGGGCAAAAAGACTATGATCAATACCGGCCTGGACTGGCGTGCACTCCACCGTGATGGAGACCGCAACCGGTTGGTAAAGCGAAATATGATGACCGGCGAACTCCTGCCGACCCCGGTATCTTTCACCGATGCAATCTGGCAAGATAGCTATCTCGATAATTATGGAATCTTCGCCGAAAGCCGGCATTACCTTAATACCCGATGGACTGCGACGGCAGGACTACGACTGGATGCCGTTCATTCGGTTGCCCGCGAACCTGCCAGGGAGATCCTGGAGCTGTACGGTGATGGTACCAGATCCAATGAATTGAATATCAGCGGTACCTTGTCCGCACTATACGAGCCAGCCGAAGGTTGGCAATTCCAGCTGGCGGCAGGGCGTGGCGTACGTACCGCCAATCTGATCGAACGTTACATTGACCATTTTACGATCGGTATGGATGCTTATGAATATGTTGGCAACCCCAACCTTAAACCGGAAGCAAACCATCAGATCGAATTGGGCCTGAAGCGGCAAACCAACCGCTTGATGTTCGAAGCAAATATCTTCGGCGCCCTGATCACCAATTACATCTCTGCCGTCGTTGATCCTTCCCTACCCCGAAAGTTTGCCGGATCGTTGCCCTATTCACGACGGTTCGTCAATCTGAAAAAGGTACTTCAATCGGGGTTTGAGTTCCAAACATCCCTGGCGCTTACTCATACGATGTCTCTGATATGGAGTGGTTCCTATACCCGGGCGGAAAACCTGGAGCTGCAGGTGCCTGTAGCAGAGATCCCTCCTCTGGAGTCGACCATCGGTGCCCGCTATGAGGTTCCGGATTGGTGGGCCGAAGGAAGTATCCGGATGGTTGCCGTTCAGAATCGTATTGCCACAGATTTTGATGAAACAGCTACACCCGGGTTTCAGGTTGTGGATCTGCGTGCCGGTTGGAAACCCTTTTCTTCCTTGTCAATAGGGGTCGGCATCCTGAACCTTTTTAATATGCAATACCGGGAACACCTGAACCGGTTGTACCGCAATGCTCCGGAGAGCATTTTCATTTATGAACCGGGAAGAAACGTCACAGCCTTTGTGAAATACCGGTTTTAA
- a CDS encoding CBS domain-containing protein has protein sequence MKNFLSKPAPVETITGLPADSVTKYMATNLITFKPETDIMEAINTLLDKRITGAPVLNQRNEVVGMIDDKDCLHILVDSVYHNQPVHKHTVGDYMTDVMRKITDDADIVDAANIFLSTKFKRLIVTDKAGRLKGQISRRDILRAIKDLDGSTWFDKTR, from the coding sequence ATGAAAAACTTTCTGTCGAAACCTGCGCCTGTTGAAACCATTACCGGTTTGCCGGCCGATTCCGTGACAAAATACATGGCCACCAACCTGATCACCTTTAAACCGGAAACCGATATCATGGAGGCCATCAATACCTTACTGGATAAACGCATCACCGGAGCGCCGGTCCTTAATCAACGGAATGAAGTGGTGGGAATGATCGATGACAAAGACTGTCTGCACATCCTTGTGGATAGCGTATACCACAATCAGCCCGTACACAAACATACCGTTGGCGACTATATGACCGATGTGATGCGGAAAATAACCGACGATGCGGACATAGTCGATGCCGCCAATATCTTTCTGAGCACAAAATTCAAACGACTCATCGTTACCGACAAGGCTGGAAGGCTGAAAGGACAGATCAGTCGCCGCGATATCCTCCGTGCCATCAAGGATCTGGACGGATCCACCTGGTTTGACAAAACGAGGTAA